The region TTATTAGagtacacacaaaacaaacacacagaacccAGCAGTGGCACCATGTCAAGACTGACATCTGCTCTCACTGACACTTTATGGTTACACTGTATGCTGTACATGTGTGAAACTGGTAGAGCTCTGTGTCCATATTTATATagtatgtgtaaatgtgtggtGAAAGTGAGTGCTTAGTGAGTGAGGGGGGAAATTAATGCGTGCATTAAATTTCAGGGCTGTTGTCAAGATACTCATAACCACAACCACATTGGGAACTAGAGGAAAAGTGTGGGGCTCACATATTCATTCTGTTGGGACCAATGTCTGTAGCAAATCTCATTTCCGTGAATTTTTGTAGAAATCTCATGCCAATCCATCAAGTGGTTTGGTTTGGACCACAGAAGCGGACTGATAGACAGGGCAACATCGCTATCCGTGGATGTATTATTGTATAATTTCTAAATAGGTCCTCTTCAGTATATTAATATGTGTATAATATGTGTATAATTTTGAGCAGGTTTTCTGACACAGCCAGCTAATGTGATTCACTGATAACCCCAAAGCTGGCCTACAAAAATGGAATCAGGAAATACAGCATTATATGGAGCTTCTGTGTGATACAGACACATCAATACAATTATttgcacatttactgtatgcTTAAAAGATAAGATTCAAGCAGCCAGTGTGGGATCAATACTAGAACTGGTAGTGCACATACTGTAGACATGTGCATACGCAcatgcactaacacacacacacacacacacacacacacacacacacacacacacacacacacacacacacacacacacacacacacacacacacacacacacacacacatttttcctcaGGTGGTCCAGGTTTCACAACCTTAGCCTGTGACAGAGACATCACTGTCTCACTCTGACAACATGGGGCAGCTTAATGTTTAGCCCTggatctgcacacacacacacacacacacacacacacgcacacacacacagtgacacaaatgcacgcacacacacatagggaAGCAGAGGGATTACAAAGGCACAGAGACCCATATGCTGCCCAGGGATGGAGACGAGGAAACTAAATACAAGGAGAACACAAGATAGTTATGACCAAGGTGAGAATACTGTTTATTGCATTCCAACCTAATTTTTAATGACTGCAGAAGGACACTTTGAGGCTTCATGTGACTGACTTTTTTGTCACTGCATCTTTATCTCAGTTGTAGTGAGTGAAATGATGGAGTTGGATTCAAAGCTTTTGTGAAACTGTTGTTGATTGTGTTGAACTTCAAGGAGAAATAATTGACAATGACAGTCGCCTAGTTGATAGACTTGCactaaaaaatgtattattttctaGTGCATGGTGAAAACCTGTTGAAGATTTTCTGAACCTTTAATTTGCTAAGCCGGGCTAGTAGCCTGTTAATCCACATTAGAGCATGTAGGCTATACTATGCTGTGTGCCCTGTGGAGGAGGGACAAAACAGGACTCTAAACACACTAAATAGAAAATgcaagaagaacaaaaaaatgtatacagtCTTAATATAcctttgtttaatttgaagacCATGGTAGAAACAGATATCAGATTCACAGGGAAGCAGCGTCACACTGAAGTTTCATTATACAGGAGAATTTCATGATTACCAGAGTGAAATGATGATTCTAGATAATTCCAAAGAAGAAATATgttgaaaaagaataaaagtaaaatgtctaTTGACTAAAGGTAGTGTCACCCTACAGGGACTGAAAACAGGCAACAGCTAATGTAAATCTGTCATTACTGTTTTCTGAAGCTGTATCAGCCACGTaaacaaagcacaaaaacagCCTGTAATGTGAATTATggtcagagaaacacacaccttctctcTTTCATGTATAACTTTTCAacgtgtgtaaatgtatttcaaatgtatatgaaaaaaaaagttgactgACTGAGCactttgttttccatttcttgTAGTAGTcagtaattttacttttacttcataAGTTTACTTGTGATTTTACTTAGAAATAGTTTAATATTTGGGGAGACGAGACGctcttttgtgtctgtgcactTAATATGTAACTGGTgccagcagctgattagcttagtttagcacaaagactggcaacagaagaaaacagctaacctggcaTGTGAAAAGAAATTCAGCTCTTCTAAAGGTCTGGCACATAACTTCTTGTAAAACCAAAAGGTTCACTTCTTggctatttttcttttttactctaTGGATTAGGTTTACATGCTTTAAATTGAACTTTTCAGGATAACTATAGAGAATATTTGAAAAAGTTGCACCAAAAACGTACAGTACATTCATTTCGTTTTCTTTGTGACAGGGAGCAGTGTTGAAAAGGACGCTCCAGCAGAACCACAAGGCAGCAGCTCGGGTcgtcctctctctgctgtagtTCGTCTCTATGTGTATGCACTGCACGGCTGCCTATGTGAGGTGGCCTTCACTGCAGTGTGGGACTGGTGCAGTACCCAAGACAGGAGGCTGGAAGGTCACAGCAGCCTGTGGGCGCTGCCCATGTACGCCACCGCAATCTACCTCATGGAGAGCCTAAGAGCGTGGCTGCTGGCCCAGCATCAGCCGCTGCCTGTCCGTCTGACAGCCTACACCTTGTTCATTTACCTATGGGAATTCAGCTGGGGGGCAgggctgatgctgctgcaggcCTGTCCCTGGGACTATTCAGGTTATAGGTACAACCTGGGAGGATTGGTGACTCTGGAGTACGCAGTACCCTGGACTGTGGCAGCACTTATAGCAGAGCAGCATGTGATCAGGAACACTCTGAGGATAAGACTGCACAATTGAACTGATATCAATCTGGAATAATGTGCTTCcaaaaaacagccacaaaataTCTACGGACAATGTTTAGGATACCACACTACTGTgagtgtttgacattttaataataaaaagttgGTTCATATGCTGCGTCTCTCtgttatgtttttctgttcaaTCTCAGAGCATTTCTTTCTCACCTGCAGTCTGAAGACAAAACTATTATGTTAGGACAAATGGTTTGGCAAGCTAATGTAACCGACTGAATGACAGCgtcaaaggaatagtttggcCTTCAGCTCATGTGCTTTCTTCCCAAGAGTAAGACATAGAGAATGACATCGCGCTCATAACTGTCAGTGAAATATGAAAGTAAAGGCGGGGGATGGCTAGCATAGTTCTGATAAAGCAGGAAAGAGAGCCAGCTTTGACAAAAATCAAGGTGGAAAAACCCCAGGTTGTGGTTTTATAGATTTTGTGTTGGATTGTTTTGAACTTGTGAGTGTCTGCTGGTTCCTTGGCAAAGCCACAGTATTGACATGACTCCAGGAATTTGCCACACCCATCTGCTACTCACCGAGAAATAGTCCCAGCACCTAACTCTGTACACcttgtcattttaacatttctgtttgtgtatgattCAAACTTACTATAGgttcattagtgagctttaggcgttttttaaaattttggaCAGaggctgtttccccctgctcccagtctttatgctaagctaagctaatcgaaTACTGAGATCGACTCTCTACATAACGCACAAACTTGAGAGTGATAATAACTTTCTTATCTGAAATTCAACCATTTTCAAGGaaataaataagtttattttccaaaatgtgagactgttgttttaaaaatgggaaTGTTTGAATCGGCTCAGATTTGAACAGTGTAGTCATAGAATTAAATTATCAGAAAGTGTAAAGTGAAAGTGTAAAGAAAGTCAAATACGGGCTAATGTCAGACTTGGAGATAGTTGTAACATCAAAGTTAAAGTCATGTCTGTCACTTAGACACTCAACAAGTTCAGATAACAGTGACTGAAAAACGCCACCACAGATACAACTGGAAATCTGCTGTGTGCAGTGTGGTTAGTCCTTTTAAgtttttttgaaattaaatagtGAATCCTAGCACTAGTGATCATTTGCAAATtaccaacattttttaaatatctataATTCTGATTTATCTTCTCTTATAAATTGTCTCAGaaatatttgtgttaaaaaccccaacaacaacaaaagttaaaaaaaaaaaccttaataaTCCCTCTTGCATCAAAGTCCACTTCTATGCTGTCCATCAGCTTTTCTATCTTCATCACTGCTATATAAAGGAGGAAAATGCAGCTATAAATTACAGGAGGTAAAAACAGTATTTGATactgaaaagagagaagaaaagagttTTACTGTTTAACTTCAAATAGACTTTCCAGCCATGTAAAAAAGTGGGATTCAGAACAAAATCACACCTATGTCTCAACAATAGTTGCACCCATTACTGGAAGACTGTTGTATCACTGGGAAAGTGCAATCATTTTCTCAGAGTCACAGGTAACAGGATTCATGACCAGTCagttctgtgtttctctggaaAAGCCCTGCCCCCTTTGTAAAGTGTAACCACTgcagcaggaacaaaaaaaaggagaagaaatttaataatgaggaaataaaagcaactgtcgaggaagagtgtgtgttaaGACAAATAATCACGtcacaaagtttgttttttttctatccaCATTTatgtcttcattttctc is a window of Seriola aureovittata isolate HTS-2021-v1 ecotype China chromosome 14, ASM2101889v1, whole genome shotgun sequence DNA encoding:
- the LOC130181595 gene encoding transmembrane protein 229B-like — its product is METRKLNTRRTQDSYDQGSSVEKDAPAEPQGSSSGRPLSAVVRLYVYALHGCLCEVAFTAVWDWCSTQDRRLEGHSSLWALPMYATAIYLMESLRAWLLAQHQPLPVRLTAYTLFIYLWEFSWGAGLMLLQACPWDYSGYRYNLGGLVTLEYAVPWTVAALIAEQHVIRNTLRIRLHN